In a genomic window of Prochlorococcus marinus subsp. marinus str. CCMP1375:
- a CDS encoding M15 family metallopeptidase has translation MSGGESSGSNNSSEIPLARRFKPVRGVSSARYRYLMFGSIFLTLFSVFITIKLKPVVKNSAVLTEGQANNNLSQEELLLGHFPYPEALITDLIAVYPGLKVHKDTYSALKKMRAAAAADGIYLTALSGFRSIDLQREIFYENKSIRNQIAIERAKVSAPPGYSEHSTGYAIDLGDGDMRETDFEVSFEETPAFSWLQRNAAKYHFVLSFPKGNTQGVSYEPWHWRFEGTVEALRAFEAANKRMRLEKNLKSK, from the coding sequence ATGAGTGGTGGAGAAAGCTCTGGAAGTAATAATAGTAGTGAGATCCCTCTCGCAAGAAGGTTTAAGCCTGTAAGGGGGGTGTCGTCAGCAAGATATAGATACTTGATGTTCGGATCGATTTTCTTAACTTTATTTTCAGTTTTTATTACTATTAAACTAAAGCCTGTTGTGAAAAACTCAGCAGTTCTAACGGAGGGGCAAGCAAATAATAATCTTTCACAAGAAGAACTTTTGTTAGGACACTTCCCTTATCCTGAAGCTCTTATAACTGACTTAATTGCTGTTTATCCTGGGCTTAAGGTTCATAAAGATACATATTCAGCATTGAAAAAAATGAGGGCTGCTGCAGCTGCTGATGGGATTTATTTGACTGCATTAAGTGGTTTTCGCTCAATAGATTTGCAAAGAGAGATTTTTTATGAAAATAAATCTATACGAAATCAAATTGCTATTGAGAGGGCAAAGGTTTCAGCTCCTCCAGGTTATTCAGAGCACAGCACAGGTTATGCAATTGACCTTGGAGATGGGGATATGCGAGAGACTGATTTTGAGGTCAGTTTTGAAGAAACCCCTGCTTTTTCTTGGCTACAAAGGAATGCTGCGAAATATCACTTTGTTCTTTCTTTTCCTAAAGGCAATACTCAAGGAGTTAGTTATGAGCCTTGGCATTGGAGATTTGAAGGAACTGTTGAGGCCTTAAGAGCTTTTGAAGCAGCTAATAAAAGAATGCGGCTAGAAAAAAACCTTAAAAGTAAATAG
- a CDS encoding NADPH-dependent assimilatory sulfite reductase hemoprotein subunit, giving the protein MTTENIQSEDIKDPELFPCIANGQDRSKFEQFKADSNYLKEPLASELKNESNHFSNDAVQLLKFHGSYQQDNRENRKKGLDKDWQMMLRLRSPGGYIPAELFVALDDLSNRFGNKTLRATTRQAFQMHGIRKENLKEVISTIVKSMGSTLAACGDINRNVMAPAAPYNKGGYPAARKLANEIADLLIPLTAEGTYLELWADGDLTYKICPSKKVQDTRKQQFSKGLFSGDSQEPLYGSTYLPRKFKCAVTVPGDNSVDLLTHDIGLVAFTKNNGELKGCNVYVGGGMGRIHNTETTFARIADPLGYIDAKDVLSLVQSILTLQRDFGNRKLRKNARMKYLLHNKGLKWFKNKLISKYFFKGLQEIHPEPTTRLKDYLGWNKQSKGLYFVGIPLISGRLSGDIKEIIRCVVEKYQLEIRLTPNQDLLLCNIGNYQVSSIKKELAGINIPAPSSMNDISRHAIACPALPLCGLAITEAERFLPELINRIDIQLKKLKIQKSILLRMTGCPNGCARPYMAELALVGSGVNQYQLWLGGSPNLQRLAKPYLQKMHIDKLEATLEPLFINWKQNSLETSFGDYISSLSDQLIMDLLSDSSTAP; this is encoded by the coding sequence GTGACAACAGAAAACATCCAATCTGAAGATATAAAGGATCCAGAGTTGTTCCCATGTATTGCTAATGGTCAAGATCGGTCCAAGTTTGAGCAGTTTAAGGCAGACAGCAACTATTTAAAAGAACCTCTGGCCTCAGAATTAAAAAACGAATCCAATCATTTTTCAAACGACGCTGTTCAGCTACTGAAATTTCACGGTAGTTATCAGCAAGACAATCGAGAGAATCGAAAAAAGGGTTTAGATAAAGACTGGCAAATGATGCTTCGCCTTCGCAGTCCAGGTGGATATATTCCCGCCGAATTGTTTGTTGCATTAGATGATTTATCTAATCGATTTGGGAACAAAACACTTAGAGCTACAACAAGGCAAGCCTTTCAAATGCACGGTATACGAAAAGAAAATCTTAAAGAAGTTATAAGTACAATTGTAAAATCAATGGGCTCGACACTTGCTGCATGCGGTGACATTAATAGAAATGTTATGGCACCTGCAGCACCTTATAACAAGGGTGGATACCCAGCTGCTCGCAAATTAGCAAATGAAATCGCTGATTTGCTAATACCTTTAACAGCTGAAGGTACTTATCTAGAGCTTTGGGCTGATGGTGATTTAACTTATAAAATTTGCCCCTCAAAAAAAGTTCAAGATACAAGGAAACAACAATTTTCTAAAGGTTTATTTAGTGGTGACTCACAAGAGCCACTTTATGGGTCAACATACTTACCTCGCAAATTTAAATGTGCAGTTACTGTCCCTGGAGACAACTCGGTTGATCTGTTAACTCATGATATTGGTTTAGTAGCTTTTACAAAAAACAATGGTGAATTAAAAGGTTGTAATGTCTATGTAGGGGGAGGTATGGGGAGAATACATAATACTGAAACAACCTTTGCACGTATTGCTGATCCACTTGGTTATATAGATGCTAAAGATGTACTGAGCTTAGTTCAGTCAATACTCACTCTTCAACGAGATTTCGGCAACAGGAAACTTAGGAAGAATGCAAGGATGAAATATTTACTTCATAACAAAGGTCTTAAATGGTTTAAAAATAAGCTTATAAGTAAATACTTTTTTAAAGGATTGCAAGAGATTCATCCAGAACCCACTACAAGACTTAAAGATTACTTGGGATGGAACAAACAAAGCAAAGGACTTTACTTTGTAGGTATACCACTAATATCAGGCCGACTTAGTGGAGATATTAAGGAGATAATAAGATGTGTTGTTGAAAAATATCAACTTGAAATTAGGTTAACTCCAAATCAAGACCTATTACTTTGCAATATTGGAAACTATCAAGTTTCGTCAATCAAAAAAGAATTAGCAGGCATAAACATACCTGCCCCATCCTCTATGAATGATATATCTAGACATGCTATAGCTTGTCCGGCATTACCTTTATGTGGATTAGCTATTACAGAAGCCGAGCGATTCCTTCCTGAACTAATTAACCGTATTGATATTCAATTAAAAAAGCTAAAAATCCAAAAATCAATTTTGTTAAGAATGACAGGTTGTCCAAATGGATGTGCAAGACCTTACATGGCTGAATTGGCCTTAGTAGGTAGTGGAGTTAATCAATATCAATTGTGGCTAGGGGGGAGTCCTAACCTGCAAAGATTGGCAAAGCCATATCTTCAGAAAATGCATATAGATAAATTAGAGGCAACACTTGAACCATTATTCATTAACTGGAAGCAGAATTCTCTTGAAACTAGTTTTGGAGATTATATTTCATCATTGTCTGATCAGTTAATAATGGATTTGCTATCAGATTCATCTACAGCTCCATAA
- the typA gene encoding translational GTPase TypA, whose amino-acid sequence MISNQQALRNIAIVAHVDHGKTTLVDALLGQSGIFRDNEAVPTCVMDSNDLERERGITILSKNTAVIYNDTRINIVDTPGHADFGGEVERVLGMVDGCLLIVDANEGPMPQTRFVLKKALEQGLRPIVFVNKIDRARVEPETAVDKVLDLFLELGADDDQCDFPYLFGSGLGGFAKPDMQTESENMKPLFDAIIRHVPPPIGDQTKPLQLQITSLDYSDFLGRIIIGRVHNGVIRSGQRASLIKESGKLKQGRISKLMGFEGLQRIDIEEAYAGNIVAVSGFDDVNIGETIACPDEPKALPLIKVDEPTLQMTFVVNDSPFAGKEGKFVTSRQLRERLFKELLTNVALRVEETDSPDRFAVCGRGELHLGILIETMRREGYEFQVSQPQVIFRTIEDTLCEPLETLVLDVPEISVGTCIEKLGSRRSEMQNMINTNDGRTQLEFLIPSRGLIGFRGEFIRATRGEGIMSHSFFEYRPMVGEFESRRNGVLISFEEGVSTFYALKNAEDRGQFFIEPGTKVYKGMIIGEHNRQQDLEINICKSKQLTNMRSAGAEELDTLQSPIDITLERALEYIGPGEMLEVTPESIRLRKMPSKKYNKR is encoded by the coding sequence ATGATTTCTAATCAACAAGCTCTTCGGAATATAGCAATCGTTGCTCATGTTGATCATGGAAAAACGACGCTTGTCGATGCTCTGCTTGGTCAATCAGGAATATTCAGGGATAACGAAGCTGTTCCTACATGCGTAATGGATTCAAATGATTTGGAACGTGAAAGAGGTATAACCATACTTTCAAAAAACACTGCAGTTATATATAACGATACGAGGATCAATATTGTAGATACCCCTGGGCATGCTGATTTCGGAGGAGAAGTAGAACGAGTGCTTGGAATGGTTGATGGTTGCTTGTTGATTGTTGATGCTAACGAAGGCCCAATGCCTCAAACACGTTTTGTACTTAAAAAGGCGCTTGAGCAAGGTTTAAGACCAATTGTTTTTGTTAATAAAATTGATAGAGCAAGAGTTGAACCAGAAACGGCTGTCGACAAGGTTTTAGATCTCTTCCTTGAACTTGGAGCTGATGACGATCAATGTGACTTTCCTTATTTGTTTGGGAGTGGATTAGGAGGTTTTGCTAAGCCGGACATGCAAACGGAAAGTGAGAATATGAAGCCTCTTTTTGATGCGATTATTAGGCATGTTCCACCTCCAATTGGAGATCAGACGAAACCATTGCAATTACAAATTACTTCATTAGATTATTCTGATTTTCTTGGGCGAATAATTATAGGGAGAGTTCACAATGGTGTTATTCGAAGCGGACAAAGGGCTTCATTAATAAAAGAAAGTGGGAAATTAAAACAAGGTAGGATCTCTAAATTAATGGGTTTCGAAGGCCTTCAAAGAATAGATATTGAGGAAGCATATGCAGGAAATATAGTTGCAGTCTCTGGCTTTGATGATGTGAATATTGGGGAGACTATTGCTTGCCCAGATGAGCCTAAAGCTTTACCACTTATTAAAGTTGATGAACCTACTCTGCAGATGACATTTGTTGTCAATGATTCTCCTTTTGCTGGTAAAGAAGGAAAATTTGTAACAAGCAGGCAATTAAGAGAAAGACTATTTAAAGAATTGCTTACCAATGTTGCTTTACGTGTTGAAGAAACAGATTCTCCTGATCGCTTTGCTGTTTGTGGTAGAGGAGAGCTGCATTTAGGAATATTAATTGAAACCATGCGAAGAGAAGGCTATGAATTTCAGGTTTCTCAACCTCAAGTGATTTTCCGTACGATTGAAGATACCCTCTGTGAACCATTAGAAACTTTGGTCTTAGATGTACCAGAAATATCAGTTGGGACATGTATAGAAAAGCTTGGTTCTAGAAGAAGTGAAATGCAAAATATGATAAATACAAATGATGGAAGAACTCAATTGGAATTTCTTATTCCATCAAGAGGTTTAATTGGTTTCAGAGGAGAATTTATAAGAGCCACTAGAGGAGAAGGGATTATGAGCCATTCGTTTTTTGAATATCGACCAATGGTGGGGGAGTTTGAGTCCAGAAGAAATGGCGTATTAATTTCTTTTGAGGAAGGAGTCTCAACCTTTTATGCCTTGAAAAACGCAGAGGATAGAGGGCAATTCTTTATTGAACCCGGAACAAAGGTTTATAAAGGAATGATTATTGGTGAACATAATAGACAGCAAGATCTAGAAATTAATATATGCAAATCAAAGCAACTTACTAACATGAGATCTGCTGGAGCTGAAGAGCTAGATACTTTGCAGTCACCGATTGATATAACATTAGAAAGAGCATTGGAATATATAGGCCCTGGTGAAATGTTAGAAGTAACCCCAGAATCAATAAGATTAAGAAAGATGCCTAGCAAGAAATATAATAAACGTTAG
- a CDS encoding M15 family metallopeptidase: protein MPEELYCLKPHAYQSLGAPYGDLASPWMLRQDVIRRLLIAQGYLQKIEPQFCLALFDCWRPIRVQKFMYEYAINQECISRGIDRFESAGSSELKDVIESVATFWALPSLDKSMPPPHSTGGAVDLTIATKDGVSLEMGGQIDCMGPISRPDYYFEAAHSNRDSSAHLWHSRRMILLDVMKRSGFVQHPHEWWHFSYGDQLWAWSNNSQAGFYGAVDESDSKSIIN, encoded by the coding sequence TTGCCTGAGGAACTCTATTGTTTGAAGCCCCATGCTTATCAGTCACTAGGAGCCCCTTATGGTGATTTAGCCTCTCCTTGGATGTTAAGACAAGATGTTATACGTCGTTTATTAATTGCCCAAGGTTATCTCCAGAAGATTGAACCACAGTTTTGCCTAGCTTTATTTGATTGTTGGCGACCAATCAGGGTTCAGAAGTTCATGTATGAATACGCAATAAACCAGGAATGTATTTCAAGAGGTATAGATAGATTTGAAAGTGCAGGCTCTTCTGAATTAAAGGATGTAATTGAATCTGTTGCTACCTTTTGGGCCTTGCCAAGCTTAGACAAGTCAATGCCTCCACCTCATAGTACGGGAGGCGCTGTAGATCTTACCATTGCTACTAAAGATGGTGTGTCCCTAGAGATGGGAGGGCAGATTGATTGTATGGGACCAATATCACGTCCAGATTATTATTTTGAAGCTGCACATTCTAATCGTGATTCTTCAGCTCATTTGTGGCATTCAAGGAGAATGATCCTTTTAGATGTAATGAAACGTTCTGGATTTGTTCAACATCCTCATGAGTGGTGGCATTTCAGTTACGGTGATCAGCTTTGGGCTTGGTCTAATAATTCTCAAGCAGGGTTTTATGGAGCTGTAGATGAATCTGATAGCAAATCCATTATTAACTGA
- the glyS gene encoding glycine--tRNA ligase subunit beta translates to MSNFLLEIGTEELPADFARLAISQLEELVQNDLKQNRIQYELIRCSSTPRRIFVIVNNLASSSDDFVEERKGPPATKAFKNGCPTPAAEGFAKRYGLLVEDLEIRETVKGPFVFGKVVEKGGPSKDLLVDLIPNWINSIQGKRFMRWGSGDSRFSRPVRWLVALLDDNEIKVKLPDTDPEILSGRLSRGHRLVSNEILIESSGEYFEILRGAGVIVDREERLDLIKSLVEKSSLEVNATADLTSKLLNELTDLVELPYLIRGEFNESFLELPAEVLSTVMQVHQRYIPLYKNDDEVDPLALEAKGILTPFFLCICNGLPQSKDLIKEGNERVLKARFADAKFFINADRGLSSTSRTDQLKNVTFADGLGSLYDRVKRIEWLAELFIKTVNFPEGNSNFLRKASSLCKHDLVSHMVGEFPELQGIIGAKYLLAEGESREVALAVLEQYLPRGYADKLPESFVGSALALIERIELLLSIYSKGERPSGSSDPYALRRAGNGVLQIIWNKEWKINLLELLTISSSYWLKLFPSFKVDEENLLSDLLDFFHQRIVSLLEESSIDVDIIQAVAGETIPHERLLADPTDVFERVTLLQQMRTSKKLSAVQSVVNRASKLAEKGTLNTDVLSASNVVDPSLFESQSENSMLEVINSLEPIAISNSPDRYMKLAEGLAFGSKALAEFFDGEQSVMVMTTNKSIRENRLNLLSVLRNQAQLIADFNLITH, encoded by the coding sequence GTGTCTAACTTCTTACTTGAGATTGGCACTGAGGAACTCCCTGCAGATTTTGCCAGACTGGCAATTTCTCAACTTGAAGAATTAGTCCAAAATGATCTTAAGCAAAATCGAATTCAGTATGAATTGATTCGATGTTCTAGTACACCAAGACGGATTTTTGTAATTGTAAATAATTTGGCAAGTTCTTCAGATGATTTTGTAGAAGAACGAAAGGGGCCTCCAGCAACAAAAGCTTTTAAGAATGGATGCCCAACACCTGCAGCTGAAGGTTTTGCAAAACGCTATGGTCTTTTAGTTGAAGACTTAGAAATAAGGGAAACAGTTAAAGGACCATTCGTTTTTGGGAAGGTTGTTGAAAAAGGAGGACCTTCTAAAGATCTGCTTGTTGATTTGATTCCTAACTGGATCAATAGTATTCAAGGTAAACGTTTTATGCGTTGGGGAAGTGGAGATAGTAGGTTTTCTCGCCCAGTTAGGTGGCTGGTTGCATTATTAGATGACAATGAGATAAAAGTAAAACTTCCAGATACCGATCCTGAGATATTGTCTGGCCGTTTAAGTAGAGGACATCGTCTTGTTAGTAATGAAATTTTGATTGAATCTTCTGGCGAATATTTTGAAATTTTGCGAGGAGCTGGTGTAATAGTAGATAGAGAAGAACGATTGGATTTAATCAAGTCTTTAGTTGAAAAGTCTTCGCTTGAAGTTAATGCAACAGCTGATTTAACTAGCAAATTGCTCAATGAATTGACTGATTTGGTTGAATTACCATATTTGATTCGTGGAGAATTCAATGAGTCATTTCTTGAACTCCCAGCAGAAGTTTTAAGCACTGTTATGCAGGTTCATCAACGATATATTCCTCTCTATAAAAATGATGATGAAGTTGACCCACTTGCTCTTGAAGCCAAAGGCATATTGACACCCTTTTTTCTTTGTATTTGTAATGGCTTGCCGCAATCTAAGGATCTTATTAAAGAAGGTAATGAACGAGTTTTAAAAGCTAGATTTGCTGATGCAAAATTTTTCATAAACGCAGATCGAGGTTTGTCTAGCACCTCCCGTACAGATCAATTGAAAAATGTAACTTTTGCAGATGGACTTGGTTCTTTGTATGACCGTGTAAAAAGAATTGAGTGGCTGGCAGAACTTTTTATTAAAACTGTAAATTTCCCCGAAGGTAATTCTAATTTTCTAAGAAAAGCGTCTTCGCTTTGTAAGCATGATCTTGTAAGTCATATGGTTGGAGAGTTCCCAGAGCTTCAGGGAATAATTGGGGCTAAATATCTTCTTGCTGAAGGTGAATCACGAGAAGTTGCTTTGGCTGTGCTAGAGCAGTATTTACCACGTGGATATGCAGACAAGTTGCCAGAATCTTTTGTGGGTTCAGCACTTGCTTTAATCGAACGAATAGAGCTTCTGTTAAGCATATATTCTAAAGGAGAAAGACCTAGTGGATCTTCAGACCCTTATGCTTTGAGGAGAGCAGGGAATGGGGTTTTGCAAATTATTTGGAACAAAGAATGGAAAATAAATTTATTGGAATTGCTTACTATTTCTTCTTCTTATTGGCTTAAGTTGTTTCCTTCTTTCAAGGTTGATGAGGAAAATTTGCTTAGCGATCTTTTGGATTTCTTTCATCAAAGGATAGTTAGCCTTCTAGAGGAATCTTCTATTGATGTAGATATTATTCAAGCTGTTGCAGGAGAGACAATCCCTCATGAACGTCTACTTGCTGACCCTACTGATGTTTTTGAACGTGTAACCTTGTTGCAACAAATGAGAACATCAAAGAAACTATCAGCTGTGCAATCAGTTGTTAATAGAGCTTCTAAATTAGCTGAGAAAGGCACTTTGAACACAGATGTCCTTAGTGCTTCTAATGTGGTAGATCCAAGTTTGTTTGAGAGTCAAAGTGAGAACTCTATGTTGGAGGTTATTAATTCTCTTGAACCAATCGCAATTAGTAATTCACCAGACCGCTATATGAAATTAGCCGAGGGTTTAGCCTTTGGATCCAAAGCATTGGCTGAGTTTTTTGATGGTGAACAGAGTGTCATGGTTATGACTACAAACAAAAGCATCCGAGAAAATAGATTAAACTTATTGTCGGTACTAAGGAATCAAGCTCAGTTAATTGCAGACTTTAATTTAATAACCCATTAA
- the chlP gene encoding geranylgeranyl reductase, with protein MLRVAVIGGGPSGSCTAEILAKAGIKTWIFERKLDNAKPCGGAIPLCMVSEFELPDSIIDRKVRNMRMISPSNREVDISLDKVYGETENEYIGMCRREVMDAFMRNRAAELGAILVNGLVTKIETGTNRQGPYTLNYSDYSSGDAKGEAKTLEVDLIVGADGANSRVAKAMDAGDYNVAIAFQERIKLPEKEMSYYEDLAEMYVGTDVSPDFYGWVFPKFDHVAVGTGTMQKNQALIKDLQEGVRERAQKRLVNGEVIKVEAHPIPEHPRPRRVVGRMALVGDAAGYVTKSSGEGIYFAAKSGRMCAEEIVSASQGGSKIPTEDDLKKYIKKWDKKYGATYKVLEILQNIFYSNDGAREAFVEMCDDIDVQRLTFDSYLYKTVVAMKPLQQLKLTFMTLGSVLRGRALAPKSYKPVPSTVRGDEEVNKMLAVSTIKGGIKVGKKKVK; from the coding sequence ATGTTGCGTGTTGCAGTAATCGGAGGAGGCCCAAGTGGTTCCTGTACAGCTGAAATCCTTGCCAAGGCAGGTATTAAAACATGGATTTTCGAAAGAAAGCTAGACAATGCAAAACCATGTGGTGGAGCAATTCCGTTATGCATGGTTTCAGAGTTTGAGCTTCCTGATTCAATAATTGATAGAAAAGTCAGAAACATGCGAATGATTTCACCTTCCAATAGAGAAGTAGATATTAGTCTGGACAAAGTTTATGGAGAAACAGAAAACGAATACATAGGAATGTGTAGAAGAGAAGTCATGGATGCATTTATGAGGAATCGTGCTGCTGAATTAGGAGCAATTCTTGTAAATGGACTAGTGACAAAAATTGAAACTGGTACTAATCGACAAGGGCCATATACTCTCAATTACTCAGATTATTCCAGTGGAGATGCAAAGGGTGAAGCCAAAACATTAGAAGTTGACTTGATCGTTGGTGCTGATGGTGCCAATAGTCGAGTAGCAAAAGCAATGGATGCAGGTGATTACAACGTAGCCATTGCTTTTCAAGAGAGAATTAAGCTACCAGAAAAAGAGATGTCTTATTACGAAGATCTGGCTGAAATGTATGTAGGCACTGATGTCTCCCCTGATTTCTATGGTTGGGTATTCCCTAAATTCGACCATGTAGCAGTAGGAACAGGCACAATGCAAAAAAACCAAGCTCTTATTAAAGACCTACAAGAAGGGGTAAGAGAACGTGCACAAAAAAGACTAGTAAATGGAGAAGTGATAAAAGTAGAAGCGCATCCAATCCCTGAACACCCAAGGCCAAGACGTGTGGTTGGAAGGATGGCCTTAGTTGGTGATGCCGCGGGGTATGTAACTAAGAGCTCAGGAGAAGGTATATATTTCGCTGCCAAAAGTGGCAGGATGTGTGCAGAAGAAATAGTAAGTGCCAGTCAAGGTGGAAGTAAAATTCCTACCGAAGATGATCTGAAAAAATATATAAAAAAATGGGATAAAAAATATGGCGCAACGTACAAAGTACTAGAAATACTACAGAATATCTTTTATTCCAACGATGGAGCGCGTGAAGCGTTTGTAGAAATGTGTGATGATATAGATGTACAACGACTTACGTTTGATAGCTATCTATACAAAACTGTAGTAGCCATGAAACCATTACAACAATTAAAGCTAACATTCATGACTCTAGGATCTGTCTTAAGAGGCCGTGCCCTGGCGCCGAAGAGTTATAAGCCTGTGCCAAGCACTGTAAGAGGGGATGAAGAAGTAAACAAAATGCTAGCCGTTAGCACAATTAAAGGCGGTATAAAAGTAGGAAAAAAGAAAGTAAAATAA